A DNA window from Haliovirga abyssi contains the following coding sequences:
- a CDS encoding class I SAM-dependent methyltransferase — MSKFIADIYDTSLYIPLKGIRKKIIDIIDELGVEEIIDICCGTGNQLKLLRKAGFTYSVGIDLSDDMLAVANNEKNNLNCKKEDATNLSFKDNKFEVGIISFALHEKPLEIQEAVLKEAKRVIKKDMYLIIVDYMFDDKVNFLGRFGIDIMERIAGEEHYKNFKNYIKNGGLENLTKDKFEKIKEYYFHFNGTRCVVYRNVKR; from the coding sequence ATGTCAAAATTTATAGCAGATATTTATGATACTTCTTTATATATTCCATTGAAGGGGATTAGAAAAAAAATTATAGATATAATTGATGAATTAGGTGTAGAAGAGATAATTGATATTTGTTGTGGGACAGGTAATCAATTGAAACTGTTAAGAAAAGCAGGGTTTACATATTCTGTAGGAATAGATTTATCAGATGATATGTTAGCAGTTGCAAATAATGAAAAAAATAATTTAAATTGTAAAAAAGAGGATGCTACCAATTTAAGCTTTAAAGATAATAAATTTGAAGTTGGGATAATAAGTTTTGCACTTCATGAAAAGCCATTAGAAATACAAGAAGCTGTATTAAAAGAAGCTAAAAGAGTTATAAAAAAAGATATGTATTTAATAATTGTAGATTATATGTTTGATGATAAAGTTAATTTTTTAGGTAGATTTGGAATTGATATAATGGAAAGAATTGCAGGAGAAGAGCATTATAAAAATTTTAAAAATTATATAAAAAATGGTGGATTAGAGAATTTAACAAAAGATAAATTTGAAAAAATAAAAGAGTATTATTTTCATTTTAATGGGACAAGATGTGTGGTATATAGGAACGTGAAGAGATAA